A single window of Sphaerodactylus townsendi isolate TG3544 linkage group LG03, MPM_Stown_v2.3, whole genome shotgun sequence DNA harbors:
- the CS gene encoding citrate synthase, mitochondrial, producing MTLLTASSRAAARLLGAKNASCIIFAARHASASTNLKDVLTNMIPKEQARLKGFRQQYGSTVIGQITVDMIYGGMRGMKGLIYETSVLDPDEGIRFRGYSIPECQKLLPKAPGGAEPLPEGLFWLLVTGEIPSQEQVNWVSREWAKRAALPSHVVTMLDNFPTNLHPMSQLSAAVTALNSESTFARAYAEGIHRTKYWEFIYEDSMDLIAKLPCIAAKIYRNLYREGSSIGAIDPALDWSHNFTNMLGYSDPEFIELMRLYLTIHSDHEGGNVSAHTSHLVGSALSDPYLAFAAAMNGLAGPLHGLANQEVLVWLTNLQKELGEDVSDEKLRDFIWNTLNSGRVVPGYGHAVLRKTDPRYTCQREFALKHLPKDPLFKLVAQLYKIVPNVLLEQGKAKNPWPNVDAHSGVLLQYYGMKEMNYYTVLFGVSRALGVLSQLIWSRALGFPLERPKSMSTDGLMVLVGAKSD from the exons AATGCATCATGTATCATATTTGCCGCTAGACATGCCAGTGCCTCCACG aatctGAAAGATGTTCTCACAAACATGATACCCAAGGAGCAAGCAAGGCTTAAAGGCTTCAGGCAACAATATGGCAGCACGGTCATTGGTCAAATAACTGTGGATATG ATCTATGGTGGTATGAGAGGTATGAAGGGGTTAATATATGAGACTTCTGTGTTGGATCCTGATGAG GGTATCCGTTTTCGAGGCTATAGTATTCCTGAGTGTCAGAAGCTGCTGCCCAAAGCCCCTGGAGGTGCAGAGCCCCTGCCTGAAGGGCTGTTTTGGTTGCTGGTGACAGGAGAGATCCCCTCCCAAGAACAA GTGAATTGGGTCTCTCGAGAGTGGGCCAAGAGAGCAGCTCTTCCTTCCCATGTGGTCACCATGCTGGACAACTTCCCCACCAACCTTCACCCCATGTCCCAACTCAGTGCAGCCGTCACCGCCCTCAACAGCGAGAGTACCTTTGCCCGCGCCTATGCCGAGGGAATCCACCGGACCAAGTACTGGGAG TTCATCTACGAGGATTCCATGGACTTGATTGCCAAGCTGCCATGTATAGCTGCAAAGATCTACCGCAACCTGTACCGTGAGGGCAGCAGCATTGGCGCCATAGACCCTGCCTTAGACTGGTCACACAACTTCACCAACATGTTGGGTTATAGTGATCCAGAGTTCATCGAACTCATGCGGCTCTACCTCACCATTCACAG TGACCACGAAGGTGGGAATGTTAGTGCCCACACCAGCCATTTAGTGGGCAGTGCCCTTTCGGACCCTTACTTGGCTTTTGCTGCAGCCATGAACGGTCTGGCCGGGCCTCTCCACGGTCTTGCAAATCAG GAAGTGCTGGTATGGCTGACAAACTTGCAAAAGGAGCTGGGCGAGGATGTGTCAGATGAGAAGCTGAGAGATTTCATATGGAATACCTTGAACTCTGGCAGG GTGGTTCCCGGCTATGGTCATGCAGTTCTAAGGAAGACTGACCCTCGCTACACCTGTCAGAGAGAATTTGCCCTCAAGCACCTTCCCAAAGATCCCCTCTTCAAGTTGGTGGCTCAGCTGTACAAGATTGTTCCTAATGTGCTGTTGGAACAGGGCAAGGCCAAAAATCCTTGGCCCAATGTGGATGCACACAGTGGAGTCCTCTTACAG TACTATGGCATGAAGGAGATGAACTACTACACGGTCCTGTTCGGCGTCTCTCGAGCCCTCGGTGTTCTGTCTCAACTCATCTGGAGCCGGGCGCTTGGCTTCCCCTTAGAGAGACCCAAATCTATGAGCACGGATGGGCTGATGGTTCTTGTAGGTGCCAAGTCTGATTAA